From the genome of Sediminibacter sp. Hel_I_10:
GTGGATTTCTATTGTTGAGAGCGTATCGCGGAATCCCTAAGAATAAGGCCTTAATTAAATTCTTAAGTGAGGAAGGGGTTAAACAACTGCTTCAAAAGACCGAGAATTTTTACATGCAAGATAACAACCGCGAAATGCCTAAGGTAGATGCGGAATTGTACTATGTTATTGAAGAAAAAAACAACCAAGTAGAGTTAACAGATAAAGGTGTAGATTACCTATCTGGAAGTGATAACCCTGACTTTTTTGTAATGCCAGAAATTGGCATGGAAATCTCAAAAATTGAAAGTAAAAACCTTTCAAAAGAAGAGGAAGCTGCCGAAAAAGAAGATCTGTTTAGAGAATTCGGGATCAAATCTGAGCGTATCCATACTTTGAATCAATTATTGAAGGCTTATGCTTTGTTTGAAAAAGACATTCAATATGTGGTCATGGAAAACAAGGTGATGATTGTTGATGAGCAAACTGGTCGTATTATGGATGGTCGTCGTTACAGTGACGGACTTCACCAAGCTATTGAAGCCAAAGAAAATGTAAAAATTGAAGATGCCACCCAAACTTTTGCAACCGTTACACTTCAAAATTACTTTAGAATGTACCGTAAGTTGTCTGGTATGACGGGTACTGCTGTAACAGAAGCAGGTGAGTTTTGGGAAATCTATAAGTTGGATGTGGTTGAAATTCCTACCAACAAACCTATCTCTAGAGATGATAAGGAAGATTTGGTATATAAAACCAAACGTGAAAAATACAATGCCGTGATTGATGAAGTCACCAAACTTTCACAATCGGGTAGACCGGTATTAATTGGTACCACATCTGTAGAAATCTCAGAGCTGTTAGGGAAAATGCTTTCCATTAGAAAAGTACCCCACAACGTATTAAATGCAAAACAACATAAAAAAGAGGCTGAAATTGTTGATCAAGCCGGTAAGCCAGGACAAGTTACCATTGCAACCAATATGGCTGGTCGTGGTACAGATATTAAATTACCAAAAGAAGTTAAGGATGTTGGTGGTTTGGCCATTGTTGGTACAGAGCGTCATGATTCCCGTCGTGTAGACAGACAGTTGCGTGGTCGTGCTGGTCGTCAAGGAGATGTTGGTAGCTCTCAGTTTTACGTATCATTAGAAGATAATTTGATGCGTTTATTTGGTAGCGAGCGTATTGCCAAGATGATGGATAAAATGGGATTGAAGGAAGGTGAAGTGATTCAGCATTCCATGATTTCTAAATCTATTGAACGCGCTCAGAAAAAAGTAGAAGAAAATCAATTTGGTGTTCGTAAGCGTTTGCTAGAATATGATGATGTGATGAATGCGCAACGTGAGGTGGTTTACAAACGTCGCCGTCACGCATTACAAGGCGAACGTCTCCGTGTAGATTTGGCCAATATGATTTATGACACTTCAGAAGGCATCACAGAAACCAACAAAGGTGCAGGAGATTATAAGAACTTCGAATTTGAATTGATTCGTTACTTCTCTATGAGTTCTCCTATTTCCGAAGCAGAATTTAATAAAGGTTCTGTTCAAGATATTGCTGGTAAGGTTTACAAAGCTGCCTTTACGCACTATCGTGAGAAAATGCAACGCAATGCAGATTTGGCATTTCCTGTGATTGAGAATGTCTATTTGAACCAGCGCGATAAATTTAAGCGTATTGTAGTACCATTTACCGATGGCGTTAAAAACCTTCAAGTGGTTACAGACCTTGAAAAAGCTTATGAATCTAAGGGAACACAATTAATCAATGACTTTGAAAAGAACATCACTTTAGCCATTGTAGATGATGCCTGGAAAACCCATTTACGTAAAATGGACGAATTAAAGCAGTCGGTACAATTGGCTGTGCATGAGCAAAAAGACCCGTTATTAATCTATAAGTTTGAGGCTTTTGAGTTATTCAAGCAAATGATTGACGAGGTGAATAAGGACGTGATTTCTTTCTTGTTTAAAGGCGAATTACCTTCGGAAACACAAGATACCATTCAAGAAGCTAAAGCTAGAACACAAGAAAAACTAGAAACTCAAAAAGAGGAAATCCCAAATATGGATGAGCGTGCCGCTCAAAGCAGATCTGCTGGTGAAAGCGCACAACGTCGTCCAGAAACAGTGGAAACCATCGTTAGAGATAAGCCAAAAATAGGGCGTAATGACCGTGTCACGATTAAGCACGTCATGAGCGGCGAAAATAAGAGCGTTAAATTTAAACAAGCAGAACCCTTATTAGCCAAAGGCGAATGGGTGTTGGTTGAAGATTAAATGACATACGCGAGTTGAATATCATCTTTGGGACATAAATCCCGATATTAAAAAGTCCCGATAGTTTTTCT
Proteins encoded in this window:
- the secA gene encoding preprotein translocase subunit SecA, with translation MSFLDSVLKVFVGDKSKQDVKSISPIVEQVKSFEKALEQLSHDGLRAKTNEFKSKIAQAQQPLQERIEKLMVDAEATEDIDEREEYYMEIDKIQDEIYTTTEEVLNDILPEAFAVVKETAKRFVNNTEISVQANEFDRLISGEKTYVTLNDEQAVWSNSWDAAGKPITWDMIHYDVQLIGGVAMHQGKIAEMHTGEGKTLVATLPVYLNALAGKGVHLVTVNDYLAKRDSAWMAPIFEFHGMSVDCIDYHRPNSEARRKAYRADITYGTNNEFGFDYLRDNMAHSPDDLVQRPHNYAIVDEVDSVLVDDARTPLIISGPIPQGDRHEFTELKPKVDDIVTVQRKYLTGVLAEAKKLITEGDTKEGGFLLLRAYRGIPKNKALIKFLSEEGVKQLLQKTENFYMQDNNREMPKVDAELYYVIEEKNNQVELTDKGVDYLSGSDNPDFFVMPEIGMEISKIESKNLSKEEEAAEKEDLFREFGIKSERIHTLNQLLKAYALFEKDIQYVVMENKVMIVDEQTGRIMDGRRYSDGLHQAIEAKENVKIEDATQTFATVTLQNYFRMYRKLSGMTGTAVTEAGEFWEIYKLDVVEIPTNKPISRDDKEDLVYKTKREKYNAVIDEVTKLSQSGRPVLIGTTSVEISELLGKMLSIRKVPHNVLNAKQHKKEAEIVDQAGKPGQVTIATNMAGRGTDIKLPKEVKDVGGLAIVGTERHDSRRVDRQLRGRAGRQGDVGSSQFYVSLEDNLMRLFGSERIAKMMDKMGLKEGEVIQHSMISKSIERAQKKVEENQFGVRKRLLEYDDVMNAQREVVYKRRRHALQGERLRVDLANMIYDTSEGITETNKGAGDYKNFEFELIRYFSMSSPISEAEFNKGSVQDIAGKVYKAAFTHYREKMQRNADLAFPVIENVYLNQRDKFKRIVVPFTDGVKNLQVVTDLEKAYESKGTQLINDFEKNITLAIVDDAWKTHLRKMDELKQSVQLAVHEQKDPLLIYKFEAFELFKQMIDEVNKDVISFLFKGELPSETQDTIQEAKARTQEKLETQKEEIPNMDERAAQSRSAGESAQRRPETVETIVRDKPKIGRNDRVTIKHVMSGENKSVKFKQAEPLLAKGEWVLVED